One Panicum virgatum strain AP13 chromosome 3N, P.virgatum_v5, whole genome shotgun sequence DNA segment encodes these proteins:
- the LOC120664201 gene encoding hydrophobic protein LTI6B produces the protein MAEGTANCLDILIAILLPPLGVFLKHGCGHEFWICLLLTFLGYIPGIIYAIYAITK, from the coding sequence ATGGCGGAGGGCACGGCCAACTGCCTCGACATCCTGATCGCCATCCTCCTGCCGCCTCTGGGGGTGTTCCTCAAGCACGGGTGCGGGCACGAGTTCTGGATCTGCCTCCTCCTCACCTTCCTCGGCTACATCCCGGGCATCATCTACGCCATCTACGCCATCACCAAGTAG
- the LOC120664202 gene encoding chromatin structure-remodeling complex protein BSH-like codes for MKTVSLGASRPSTVNFRMPTRDNLVPIRVDLEVDGQRYRDAFTWNPRDPDSEIISFAKRTAKDLKLPANFVPQMLQSIQGQLAEFRSYEGQEMQIKEKIVPLKIDLRVNNTVIRDQFLWDIGNLDSDPEEFARTLCDDLNITDPEVGPAIAVSIREQLYEIASQSDSVMREKQLSKKGRRAPEFSSNSKAMNNAVDLFKYFGSKGSVIRKRKEWYLYEPVVDVVANEEDGKEEPNNSSRPKKRAEEEKVASLQSL; via the exons ATGAAGACGGTCAGCCTCGGCGCCTCCAGGCCCTCCACCGTCAACTTCCGCAT GCCGACGAGGGACAACCTGGTGCCGATACGCGTCGACCTCGAGGTGGACGGGCAGCGCTACAGGGACGCCTTCACCTGGAACCCGCGAG ACCCTGACTCAGAGATCATCAGCTTCGCCAAGCGGACGGCCAAGGACCTCAAGCTGCCGGCCAATTTCGTCCCCCAGATGCTCCAGTCCATCCAG GGGCAACTTGCGGAGTTCCGCTCCTACGAGGGGCAGGAGATGCAGATCAAGGAGAAGATTGTGCCTCTCAAG ATTGACCTCCGAGTGAACAACACTGTAATAAGAGACCAGTTCCTATGG GATATTGGCAACCTTGATAGTGACCCTGAGGAATTTGCGAGGACGCTATGTGACGATTTGAACATCACAGATCCTGAAGTTGGG CCGGCAATAGCTGTTTCCATCCGTGAGCAGCTTTATGAG ATTGCTAGTCAGAGTGACTCTGTTATGAGAGAGAAGCAATTGTCAAAGAAGGGAAGGCGAGCACCAGAATTTTCTTCGAATAG CAAAGCTATGAACAACGCGGTGGACTTATTCAAGTATTTTGGCAGCAAAGGAAGCGTCATTCG GAAAAGGAAGGAATGGTATCTGTATGAGCCCGTTGTGGATGTTGTAGCTAATGAGGAAGATGGAAAAGAGGAGCCTAATAATTCTAGTAG GCCGAAGAAGCGAgcagaagaagagaaagtcGCAAGTCTTCAATCCCTTTGA